A genome region from Bdellovibrionales bacterium includes the following:
- the lepB gene encoding signal peptidase I, with translation WLIGPLTPARGDVVVFRSKDDSDYYMVKRVIGLPGDRLQFDRGQNRLVINGQGINMEFLKAADEEYYKIFKEDLLGVEHLVQYAEDSILTAESVFEVPQGHLFLMGDNRDRSSDSRVWGVLPLENLLGKAQLVWMSCKEDAPAGGAICFGNDLRQERVGKKIQ, from the coding sequence GTGGCTGATCGGACCGTTGACGCCGGCGAGAGGAGACGTGGTGGTCTTTCGCTCCAAGGATGATAGTGATTATTACATGGTGAAGCGGGTGATTGGGTTGCCAGGAGATCGGCTGCAGTTTGATCGCGGTCAGAATCGTCTCGTCATTAACGGCCAAGGAATAAATATGGAATTCTTGAAGGCCGCCGATGAGGAGTACTACAAGATTTTTAAAGAGGATCTGCTGGGAGTGGAGCATTTGGTTCAGTACGCGGAAGATTCCATTTTAACAGCCGAATCTGTCTTTGAGGTTCCCCAGGGTCATCTCTTTCTCATGGGTGATAACCGCGACAGGTCGTCAGACAGTCGTGTCTGGGGTGTACTTCCCCTCGAAAACCTACTAGGCAAAGCCCAATTGGTGTGGATGAGCTGTAAAGAGGACGCTCCCGCCGGAGGCGCCATCTGCTTCGGCAACGATCTCCGCCAAGAGCGCGTCGGCAAAAAAATCCAGTAA
- a CDS encoding aspartate carbamoyltransferase catalytic subunit: protein MTKAMGGDYCLFLMTSFDSSFPPSFLTTADLSISQISELFKTAGSIKSHFQKHQQFPRLFTNNPVIALLFFEASTRTRLSFEMAINRLGGTCTFFDGASKEGSSLIKGETLDDTFWTVHSMMPNAMVVRCGDDFNLLSASQKTEMPIVNAGFGTHSHPTQALLDIFTMLEFLPSLEGKHVLFIGDISHSRVAMSHMELLPRLKAKVGVVGPKEFTSSVLSNKTEGSAEITTFENLKDALPWADVVIGLRIQFERHGSKEGFSLETYTQHYQIQKRHGSLLKKEALLFHPGPVNWGVEFLPDVRELPHFKMWQQKQNGVFVRAALLQSLLGKGKMS, encoded by the coding sequence TTGACAAAGGCGATGGGGGGCGACTATTGTTTATTTTTAATGACCTCTTTCGACTCCTCTTTTCCGCCGAGCTTTTTGACGACTGCGGATTTATCTATTTCTCAAATTTCCGAGCTCTTTAAAACAGCTGGATCCATCAAATCTCATTTTCAAAAGCACCAGCAATTCCCGCGGCTTTTTACCAACAATCCGGTGATCGCGCTTTTGTTTTTCGAAGCAAGCACCCGCACTCGTTTGAGCTTCGAAATGGCCATCAACCGCCTCGGCGGGACGTGTACTTTTTTTGATGGCGCCTCCAAAGAGGGAAGTAGTCTGATCAAAGGCGAAACTCTAGACGACACATTTTGGACTGTTCACTCGATGATGCCGAACGCGATGGTGGTCCGTTGTGGGGATGATTTTAATTTACTCAGTGCCAGTCAAAAAACCGAAATGCCCATCGTCAATGCGGGCTTTGGCACTCACTCCCATCCGACCCAAGCTCTCTTGGACATCTTTACGATGCTGGAGTTCTTGCCGTCTCTTGAGGGGAAACACGTTCTCTTCATTGGCGATATCTCACACAGTCGAGTTGCGATGTCGCACATGGAACTTCTCCCTCGCTTGAAGGCAAAGGTCGGCGTGGTGGGTCCCAAAGAGTTCACATCTTCGGTACTCTCAAACAAGACCGAAGGGTCGGCGGAGATAACGACGTTCGAAAATCTCAAAGATGCTCTTCCTTGGGCAGATGTGGTGATCGGACTCCGAATTCAGTTTGAGCGTCATGGCTCCAAAGAGGGATTTTCTCTAGAGACCTATACACAACACTATCAAATTCAAAAGCGGCACGGAAGTCTTCTTAAAAAAGAGGCTTTGCTGTTTCATCCCGGGCCGGTCAATTGGGGCGTGGAATTCTTACCCGACGTGCGCGAACTGCCTCACTTTAAAATGTGGCAACAAAAGCAAAACGGAGTTTTCGTTCGCGCGGCACTTTTACAATCGCTTTTAGGAAAAGGGAAAATGTCATGA